Proteins found in one Camelus bactrianus isolate YW-2024 breed Bactrian camel chromosome 5, ASM4877302v1, whole genome shotgun sequence genomic segment:
- the RAB17 gene encoding ras-related protein Rab-17 isoform X1, whose product MAQVDEASCPGADPGQPCIFKLVLLGTDSVGKSSLALRYVKNDFKSILPTVGCAFFTKVVDLGAASLNFEIWDTAGQEKYHSVCHLYFRGASAALLVYDVTRKDSFCKAQQWLKDLEEEFHPGEVVIMLVGNKTDLGKEREVTLEEGKEFAESKGLLFMETSAKLNHQVTEVFNAVARELLQREETKQGQTLQGDARLALNERPSRQVRLILLDVAPQLPGHQTLRNDTVRAEPGSEKHFAHWGRWTITPGAGAHLLLGGGGGGGRGGSRPRGRWQCQEEAE is encoded by the exons ATGGCGCAGGTGGACGAGGCCTCCTGCCCTGGGGCTGACCCTGGCCAGCCCTGCATCTTCAAGCTGGTTCTCCTGGGCACTGACTCTGTGGGCAAGTCCAGCTTGGCTCTCCGGTATGTGAAGAATGACTTCAAGAGTATCCTGCCCACCGTGGGAT GTGCGTTCTTCACCAAGGTGGTGGATTTGGGCGCTGCATCTCTAAACTTTGAGATCTGGGACACAGCTGGCCAGGAGAAGTACCACAGCGTCTGCCACCTCTACTTCAGGGGCGCCAGCGCTGCGCTTTTGGTGTATGATGTCACTAGGAAG GATTCGTTCTGCAAAGCGCAGCAGTGGCTGAAGGACCTGGAGGAGGAGTTCCACCCGGGAGAAGTCGTGATCATGCTGGTCGGCAACAAGACGGACCTCGGCAAAGAGCGGGAGGTGACGCTGGAG GAAGGGAAGGAGTTTGCAGAGAGCAAGGGGTTGCTGTTCATGGAAACCTCGGCCAAACTGAACCACCAGGTGACTGAGGTCTTCAATGCTGTCG CCCGAGAGCTTTTGCAGAGAGAAGAGACGAAGCAAGGCCAGACGCTGCAGGGAGATGCTCGGCTGGCTCTGAACGAGAGGCCCTCGAGGCAG GTGCGTCTGATCCTGCTGGATGTGGCCCCTCAGCTGCCGGGCCACCAGACACTGAGGAATGATACGGTCAGAGCGGAACCAGGGTCAGAAAAACACTTTGCTCACTGGGGCAGGTGGACGATCACCCCAGGGGCTGGGGCccacctgctcctgggaggtgggggaggaggtgggagaggagggagcaggcCCAGGGGGAGGTGGCAGTGCCAGGAAGAAGCAGAGTAA
- the LOC105063557 gene encoding prolactin-releasing peptide isoform X5: MKALRAWLLCLLLLGLALRGAASRAHQHSMEIHTPDINPAWYTGRRIRPVGRFGRRRAALRDVLKPGLRCLPACFPLEGGAEPAQGG; this comes from the exons ATGAAGGCGTTGCGGGCCTGGCTCCTGTGCCTGCTGCTGCTGGGCCTGGCCCTGCGGGGGGCGGCCAGCCGCGCCCACCAGCACTCCATGGAGATCCACA CCCCTGACATCAACCCGGCCTGGTACACGGGCCGCAGAATCCGGCCCGTGGGCCGCTTCGGCCGCAGAAGAGCAGCCCTGAGGGATGTCCTGAAGCCTGGCCTCCGGTGCCTGCCAGCCTGCTTCCCCCTGGAGGGAGGTGCTGAGCCCGCCCAGGGTGGCTGA
- the RAB17 gene encoding ras-related protein Rab-17 isoform X2 — protein sequence MAQVDEASCPGADPGQPCIFKLVLLGTDSVGKSSLALRYVKNDFKSILPTVGCAFFTKVVDLGAASLNFEIWDTAGQEKYHSVCHLYFRGASAALLVYDVTRKDSFCKAQQWLKDLEEEFHPGEVVIMLVGNKTDLGKEREVTLEEGKEFAESKGLLFMETSAKLNHQVTEVFNAVARELLQREETKQGQTLQGDARLALNERPSRQAGCCAR from the exons ATGGCGCAGGTGGACGAGGCCTCCTGCCCTGGGGCTGACCCTGGCCAGCCCTGCATCTTCAAGCTGGTTCTCCTGGGCACTGACTCTGTGGGCAAGTCCAGCTTGGCTCTCCGGTATGTGAAGAATGACTTCAAGAGTATCCTGCCCACCGTGGGAT GTGCGTTCTTCACCAAGGTGGTGGATTTGGGCGCTGCATCTCTAAACTTTGAGATCTGGGACACAGCTGGCCAGGAGAAGTACCACAGCGTCTGCCACCTCTACTTCAGGGGCGCCAGCGCTGCGCTTTTGGTGTATGATGTCACTAGGAAG GATTCGTTCTGCAAAGCGCAGCAGTGGCTGAAGGACCTGGAGGAGGAGTTCCACCCGGGAGAAGTCGTGATCATGCTGGTCGGCAACAAGACGGACCTCGGCAAAGAGCGGGAGGTGACGCTGGAG GAAGGGAAGGAGTTTGCAGAGAGCAAGGGGTTGCTGTTCATGGAAACCTCGGCCAAACTGAACCACCAGGTGACTGAGGTCTTCAATGCTGTCG CCCGAGAGCTTTTGCAGAGAGAAGAGACGAAGCAAGGCCAGACGCTGCAGGGAGATGCTCGGCTGGCTCTGAACGAGAGGCCCTCGAGGCAGGCGGGGTGCTGTGCCCGCTGA